ACTGGCGGGGCAAAGGACGGGCGGACCAGTCGGTGCGGGCGTGCCCTTTTTTGATAGCGACGTTCAGGACAGCTTTCAGAAGATTGCCCAGGCCGATGCTTTCGCCATATCCGCACAACGCCGCAGCGATGGAGGTATCGAGAATCGGCGCAGCGACGACGCCGAAACTCGCGTAAAGGCATTCCTGATCCCCTTGGGCCGCATGGACGATTTTCAAAATATCCGGATCGGCCAAAACGGCGAGAATGGGTTGCAGAGGCGAATCGTCAATGCTCTTATCCATGAGACGGCGATAGGGTTGAGCATCGATCAGCCATGAGTCTTCCTCCGTGGCGATTTGGATGATCTCCAGCATGGGGAAGAAAGTTTTTTCCCGGATGAATTCCGTATCGAAAGCGATCGTTTTACGAGTATTTAGATGATTCGCCAGCCGCGCCAAATCCTCGCGGCTCGAAATCGGTTCTGTATGGCATTCCATTTTGCGCATCCTTCGGCGTTGGTGGCGATGCAATCGCTACTCTATAATGTAGGCGGGAAGCGGCGTTTTGTCTTCCGCCCCATAGCGTTTTCAAGAAAAAAAGCGGGCGGCGGTTTGAAATTATCGTCTCTGGCGAGATAATAAAAGGATGGTGGTTTGGGGGCGGTTTTCTCTATCCTGGAAGAAGTGTAGAGAGCATCAGAATAAATTATGATCTATGGGAAAATTGGAATAGAATGGGGTAAAGCGTCGTTTTTTTCGTATTAGTGTTCAATTTGCGAATAGAGGGCATTAGCGTCTCACGCCTCGTATGTACAGCCAGCCGTATCCGTTGCATTGTGAACATATAGTTTCGCCCTCCAATCCATTTGCCTGACATGATGGACATTCTACCCAATCATTTGGCGCCACTGCGCTCCCGTAAACTCCGCGACATCTCTTACCATTAATTTTAAGTCCACAAGGTCCGTTTATCGCATTGACGTTTCGACTGGGTGCGCCGCATACTGTACAAACCGCGATCGGTTTTTCTTTCATAATAATCTAATCTCGAACTTGTCTTTGAACTCTTCTTTTGTTATGCCCTCTATGAATACCCGAATCAGGCTGGCTGCATTAGCTATATCCAACAAAGTTGTCTCATCTCTCCGCATGTTCGGCCTCATACTCGGAGAAAAGGATTTGAGCGGAATCTAATATCGCTTGGCGGCGGAGCCAATTTTTACTGCGTTCGATTGCCCGTTTGCCGATAAAGTCTACTTTTCGGTGAAACATTGCTTGCAGTTCGTTTTGCATCTGAACATGGTCGAGCAATCCCCATTCCGCCTTTTCACCAAAATCGGCCATGATATCCACATCGCTGTCAGTATCGAAATCGTCGCGTAAAACCGAACCAAACAAAGCCAATTCTTTTATTTTCCACCGTTGGCAGAATTTGGCTATTTCCTCTTTTGAAATTGCGTCAACAAAATTATTCGCCATGATCGATCCTTCCAAGGGAAAACGGTCCGATGCGAATTCAACTCTTTCATATCCTATAGGTCTGATGTTA
The window above is part of the Candidatus Omnitrophota bacterium genome. Proteins encoded here:
- a CDS encoding nucleotidyltransferase domain-containing protein is translated as MANNFVDAISKEEIAKFCQRWKIKELALFGSVLRDDFDTDSDVDIMADFGEKAEWGLLDHVQMQNELQAMFHRKVDFIGKRAIERSKNWLRRQAILDSAQILFSEYEAEHAER